TCAGTGGCAAGTATAATACCGGCTTGGCAAAGTAAGACCGCTCTTTCCATTAAGTGACTTAGCTCACGTGTATTACCAGGCCAGCTGTATTGTATCAATGCTTGCTGCGCGCAAGGGCCTATAGTGACATTTTGCTTATGATACTTACTACCATGCTTGGCTAAAAAGTACTGGGCGAGTGGCACAATGTCATCGATACGCTCTCGCAATGCAGGAATGGTAAACGCGAATGTGTTGAGACGGTAATATAAATCCTGTCGGAATTCCCCTTTGGTAATGAGTTGTTCAAATTCAGCATTGGTTGCGCTGATAAGCCGTACATCACTGGTTAAGGTTTTGCTGGAGCCCACCATCTCAAATTCACCAGTTTCAAGTACTCGCAGTAGTTTGGCTTGCTGAGTGAGAGGCAGTGTGCCTATCTCATCTAAAAATAAGGTGCCTTTGTCGGCTAGTGCAAAACGGCCAACGCGCTCAGACTTGGCATCTGTAAATGCACCTTTAACATGGCCGAATAGCTCGCTTTCGAATAGCTGTTCAGGAATGGCTGCCATATTGAGTGAAATAAACGGCTGTGCATTTCGCAAAGATTGGTTATGGACCCAAGTGGCAATGTGGCTTTTCCCCACACCATTTTCACCGGTTATCAGGATGTTGGCATCTGTTTGCGCCACGGCACTGAGCTGAGCCATCAATTGCTGCATAACCGCGCTTTGGCAGATGGGTTCATCCTCACTTGGTGTGAGAGCTTGGCTGAGAGCTGAATTACTTTTTTGCAGTCCTGATATTTTTAGTTGTTGTTGAATTACTTGCTCGAGGCGCTGGTTTTGCCAAGGCTTTTCAATAAAATCGACAGCGCCCAGCTGCATCGCCTGCACCACTAAATCCGTGTTTGACCACGCGGTCATGGCGATCACCGGAATGTCGATGGCGTCTCGTTTGAGCCCTCGAAGAAACCGGAGTCCTTCTTCACCTGAGGTAGAGTCGAGATCAAAGTTCATGTCTAGCATGATTAAAGCTGGGTGGGTATGGGAGAGAAGTTCATGTGCTTGTACGGGGTTTTCGACTTCTTCGACTTGATAGCCGAAATCCTCCAGTACAAATCGTGCCGCGAGTCTCACCTCTCGGTTATCTTCCACAATCAAAATCAGAGACTGTGACTTCATATATCGTTCCTTTGTTTTTCTTTTTGCCCATTTTTCTAGGGGCTTGTGACGCAGTTTAGTACTTTGTACAGGAACAAACAACAGGCAAAAAATCAGCGGATTTAAGCAGTAAATTACAGTAAAGAAGAAAAAAATCCTCTGGATAAACTTTCATCTGTCACATTATTAGGGGATAATACGCGACCTTTAATTGTGGAACGGTATCTTAGGTGCGCAATTTTGCGTGGATCGACTAGGATCACTGAAGGCCAACTTCTCTGAGTAACAGTAATGAGCATTGAAAAGTTAAGAAATATTGCGATTATCGCACACGTTGACCATGGTAAAACTACCCTAGTCGATAAGCTGCTAGAACAGTCTGGCACATTAGAGACACGCGGTGGCAACGAAGAGCGTGTAATGGATTCAAATGATATTGAAAAAGAGCGTGGTATCACAATCTTGGCGAAAAACACCGCCATTGAGTGGAACGACTACCACATCAATATCGTAGACACCCCGGGACACGCCGACTTTGGTGGTGAAGTAGAACGTGTACTATCAATGGTTGATTCTGTACTTCTACTAGTAGATGCGCAAGAAGGCCCAATGCCTCAAACGCGTTTTGTAACGCAAAAAGCGTTTGCTCTTGGCCTTAAGCCTATCGTAGTTATCAACAAAATTGACAAGCCAGGCGCACGTCCTGACTGGGTTATGGATCAAGTGTTTGATCTATTCGATAACCTAGGCGCGACAGATGAGCAGCTTGATTTCCAAGTTATCTACGCATCTGCTATCAACGGTTGGGCTACACTTGATTTAGACGAGCCGTCTGACAACATGCAACCTATGTTTGAAGCGATTGTAGAGCAGGTAGAGCAGCCAGACGCAGATCCAGCTGGCGACTTCCAAATGCAGATCTCTCAGCTAGACTACAACTCTTACATTGGTGTAATCGGTGTTGGTCGTATCAAGCGCGGTACTGTTAAAGTAAACCAGCAGGTAACAATTGTTGGCGCGGATGGCAAAACACGTAATGGTAAAGTTGGTCAAGTACTGACTTATTTAGGCCTAGACCGTCACGAAGCGCAAGAAGCGCAAGCGGGCGACATCATCGCGATCACAGGCCTTGGCGAGCTGAAGATTTCTGACACAGTATGTGATGTAAATGCAGTTGAAGCACTACCGGCACTGTCTGTTGATGAGCCAACAGTAACAATGACGTTCTCTGTAAACACATCACCGTTCTCAGGCCAAGAAGGTAAGTTCGTGACATCACGTAACATCCTTGAGCGTCTTCAAGCTGAGCTTGTACACAACGTAGCACTTCGTGTTGAAGAAACTGATAACCCAGATAGCTTCCGCGTATCAGGTCGTGGTGAACTTCACCTAGGTATCCTAATCGAAAACATGCGTCGTGAAGGTTACGAGCTAGCTGTATCTCGTCCAGAAGTAATTCTTCGTGAAGTAGATGGTCAGTTAGAAGAACCGTACGAAACAGTAACGGTTGACGTTGAAGAAGAGCACCAAGGTTCTATTATGGAGCAACTTGGTCTTCGTAAAGCAGAAATGACTGACATGGCACCAGATGGTAAAGGCCGTATCCGTATGGACTTCATGATGCCTTCACGTGGTCTTATCGGTTTCCAAACTGACTTTATGACGCTAACGTCTGGTTCTGGTCTAATGTACCACACGTTTGATCACTACGGCCCTCACAAAGGCGGTAACATTGGTCAGCGTAAGAACGGTGTACTTATCGCAAACGCGGCAGGTAAAGCACTGACTAACGCACTATTCAACCTACAAGACCGTGGTAAACTATTCATCGGTCATGGTGTTGAAGTATACGAAGGTATGATCATCGGTATTCACGCACGTGATAACGACTTAACAGTTAACGCGCTTAAAGGTAAGCAGCTAACAAACGTTCGTGCATCAGGTACAGATGAAGCGCAAAACCTTGTGCCACCAATCGTAATGACACTTGAGCAAGCACTTGAGTTCATCGATGATGACGAGCTGGTAGAAGTAACGCCTGAAAGCATCCGTATTCGTAAGAAGCTATTGACTGAAAGTGAGCGTAAGCGCGCAAGCCGTCAAGCTAAATAAAACTTCATTACAAATACCAAAAACGCCGCGTACTACGCGGCGTTTTTATTTATGTTGCTTTATTAAAATAAGCCATATTCTTCCGTTTCTATTGGCGCATAGTCTTTCAAGTGCTCAGGCCTAAAAATGGCACTTGGGTCTAATACTAAGCTGTGATTATCGCCTTGCTTGATCAGCCCCTTCATCATTTTTTTGGTTTGCGGGTCAATATCAAAACCGATATTGGTCATCTCGTGCAGCGGTTTAATATCTGATTCATCACAATGAATATTATCTTCCACTTTATCTACTAATAACCCTATGTGTGGTTGCTGACCATTTTCCGTGGTAAAGACGATAATGGGTTTGTGATCGAGAATGATTTGATCTCTGGCAGACTCAAACAGTCGTATTAGTTTAGTGAAGGTTGTGAGCTTTTCTTTTTCTAGTAAGGCAATAGCTTGTTCTTTTTGGTTTTTACTGGAAAAGACCAATATCTCATCGGCGATAGCATGCAAGCGAGTATGTGGCTCTTCAAAGCGCGCTAAAATCGCTTTTAGGTCTTCATTGTCCGTTTTGAAGTTATAAAACCATTTGCCAAACTCTGATTGCTTGGGGTCTCTGGCTTTAGTGAAGGGGACGTCATTATGCACACTGAGCTCGAGCTCAGAAAGCCATGCTTTTTGGTCTTGCTCTCTTTGCTGTAATAGTTCAACCAAAGATTGGTTGGTATCGTACGAAGATTGGTTGTTTAAAATCAGCCCTAAATCAAAGATTGGGGTGGGCGTACCCATGTAATCTTTAACCCCCAAGAAACTTGGGTTGTCATTGGGCAATGAAGTGAGGTTTCCTTCATAGCGTTCAGTTAATAAGATGTCTAAAATTTTGAGCGATATTGTTTTTTTTCCTACTCTAAAATTAATCAGGTCCATGTTTACCTCAAACATTAGTTGCTTGGGCTAAGCATAGTTCAATATTTTAAATAAGACCTAAATACCGGACGTTGTGCGGTACTTTTTTGCTGTTGCTTTAATAGTGCTCGCAGTGCGAGATCTGTATTTAGAGTGTGTGGCATAGCTGTGGAGATACATGCGGATAGTTTGGTGTAGTCACAGTGTTTAAGAGACTGAGAAAATAAGTAAGCATTTACAAATCCTTCAAAGGACTGGTGCGTCATTGCTTGCTTATGTGTTTTGGACAAGTTGCGAAATAAATCGCAAATATGTCCATGGCAAGTGTGGGGGTCAGGTAATACTTCTGTGACCATAACATGTGCAGGCACTATGATATTCGAAAACAAAGAGGTAGAGGATACAAATGAAACACTGGTGTAGGTGCCTCTAAATCCGCCCCTGTGTGCTTGATTAATAAATGCAGCAAGTGGCTCGTAGGTGCCAATCATCGCAATGGCTGTTGCCTGTGTGGTTAAAATCTGCGTTAGTGCTTTTGCGACATCATTGGTATTGCGGCGAAACCGAGCGATGACAACAGGCTCAATGCCTTTGTCTTTGAGTGCTTGGCGGTGGCTTTTTTCAAGTGTAAGGCCAAATTCATCCGCTTGAATAAATAACGCAATTTTCGTATGCCCAAGTTCATCTACGAGATAACGAATTTGTTCCCTGGCTTCATCGAGATAGCTTGCTCTGAGTTTAAAAATGGGAAAGCCTGGATTTTGATACAAGAATGTTGCGCCGGTATAAGGCATCAAAAGAGGGAGTTGATGGCGCTTTAAAATTTCTTTGATTGCATGTGTGGTCGGTGTGCCCATATTGCCGATTAGGGCATCTATGCGCTGATGTCTGATAAGGTATTGCGTATTGTCAACTGCGCGACTAGGCTCGTAGCCATCATCAAGCGCAATAAGCTGGATATGTGGTTGCTCAGCGTCTTGTTGTTGATTAGCATAATTAAAGTAAAGTTCATGGCCGCGTTCAAGTTGTTGGCCGATGTGGCTAGCGGGCCCACTTAATGCGACGCTCATGCCTAATTTTATGTGCTCTTTGGGCTCTGCCGTAGTCTGTGCGGCCAAGGTGAATAACGTGCTAATAAGGGCCGTTTTTACGAGTAATTTCAGCATAAACTTCCGATAACAGTGACTGATAGGCCAGCTGTAATTGTTTTTTAGACTCTAATTTTAGTGATTTGGCTAATTCTTTTGGCTGATGTCTTTGTAATAATAGTTGAATTACCTGCTGTTGGGCAATCCTTGAAAGCGAATTTATGATACTGGGCTGCTTTTTTATAACTTGCTGTATTACAGGTGCAATTTGTTGTTCTGTTGCCGTTTTACTGGCTAAGTAACTGAGTTGTTTAGTCAATGTATCAGATAATTCTTTATCGGGCAGTGTACTTAGGAATGTGTACACTAATGCCCATGGCAAATTGGCGTATAAACCGCTCAGAGCGAAGTGAAGTTGCTCTGCAAAAGCATCTTGCTCTGCATCTATGATAATTTTACTATTTTTGTGCACAACTAATACCGCGTATTCACCGCTGGCTTTATCTTGTTTATAGCCTAATTTTAAGGGCTTAAAACCGAGCTTTTTCCAGTAATTCATAAGCTGGGATTGTGCGCCAAAACTGCTGCCAAAATAACTCACTCTGCTGTCTAGCTGTGTCATGATAAAGCGTATTAATTCACTGCCAATCCCCAACTTCTGGTGTGATGGAGCCACCGCAATGCGTATTATACGCGCCCCTTGTAAAGTACAAAACTGGGTGTTGCCTAATAGTTGAGTGAGTTGTTGCGCCATTAAATGACCGGCTGGCCGGCGCTCACCGAGTGCAATTTTACTGGCTAATTCAGGCGTTAAGTTGCCCTCTAAACTGACTAAACATACAGCAACAGGTTGCTGATTTTGGCTGACGACAAATAGCCGATTACTGGGACTATCTAAAAGCTGCCTCAAGTCGTTGACTGATGTTTGATAGTGCGCCAAAACCAGCAATGCAAAGATTTGCCGCAACAAGGTTTCATCGTGGATAAGCGTTTCGCGACTAATTTCACTATATTCAAGCGCACTCAATGTAGGAACGATTTCCGGATACTGACTGTCCAGAGCCAGTAGTTGGCGCATATGCTGCTCTAATGGATCACCACTGGCATAACGGATCGGCTCGGCTAGATGCAAATCTAAAAAGTACGGATGCTGGGCTTTGATATGTGTTTTAAATCGCAGAGTATAGCCGCGACCATTACCCTCATAGCCAACTAAGGTACTGGCAAAAACGGCGCTAGGATATAAGGCGAGTAACTTTTTCAAAATTGGTACAGGTATCGCCGCCGCCTCATCGATAAGCAAAATGTCGCATCGAGGCTGAGTTGCGAGCACAATATCTGGTGGCATGTAAGATAGTGACTGGCACTGGTTTTGATTTACCGCCGGCTCTTTGAGCTCAAGGGTATGTGCATAGTGTTTAAACCCGTTTTGTACTGCACGGCGTTGCTGAGCACATAACACAACCTGTTTGTCTGAGAATGCGGCGGCAATTAGTCCAAGCGTTGCTGATTTTCCTCGTCCTCTATCGGCACTGAGTAAGACCGGTGTGTGCAATGTGCGTTGAAAATGTGCTGTGATTTGGGCGACTAGATGTGCTTGTGATTGCAGGTCTAAAGGGGATTTATTCGCGCAGTATTGAGTAGGGAGATTGACCTCACCTGACTCATGAATTACCCAGTAGTTTTGCTGTCTTACTTGGTGTGCTAAGCGTTTTAAAAAAGGACTATGCGTGGCGCGATCGCCTTCAGAAAGCCAGCGCGTAAGCGCTGGGTCACACCACAACTGTAGGCTTGATAATTCAGGTAGCAATAGCACTAACAGGCCACCAGATTTGACTGTGCCAGTGCACGCCGCGAGTTTATTGGGGATGAGGCCGCTGTAGCCATCGTACAGCACAAAATTGAATTCCTGACCTAAGATCTGGTGTAGATGTTGTGGCCAAACGGCATTGTCCAAGGTGCTACCATCACTCAGAATAAGCTGTTCTTCATTTTGGGCTAGTTGCTGATAATAAGCATGACCCCAGCTTCTGCTACCGCAAAGCAGTAGCAGTTGGCGATGTCTTGCCTCTTTTAATGCGAGCTTTAATGCACTGAGGTTATAGTGCTTGTAGTTTTGCATAAGCCGTTACAAGCCACTTGGTGCCCATATCGTCGAAGTTGACTTGAATGCGCGATTGCGCACCGACACCTTCATAATTGAGCACGGTACCGGCACCAAACTTTGCATGTAATACTCGTTGCCCGAGGTTAAAATCACTGTCTTCAAATGCTGCATGACTAACCGATGCACTGAAGCGATTAGTGGTCGCAGGTCTGGAAACTTGGGTTTTAATCCGTATTTCTTCGGTGCAATCTTCAGGGAGTTCACGTAAAAATCGAGACGGGCTATGGTACTTTTCTTGACCATATAAACGGCGGCTTTCTGCATGACTGATATAGAGTTTTTGCATGGCACGTGTCATGCCGACATAGCACAGTCGACGCTCTTCTTCTAAGCGGCCAGACTCTTCATGGCTTTGCTGTGATGGGAACATACCTTCTTCTACACCCACCATAAAGACCAGTGGAAACTCTAGGCCTTTGGCCGAGTGCAGCGTCATCATTTGCACTGCATCTTCGTGCTCATCGGCTTGGCCTTCGCCAGACTCGAGTGAGGTATAGGCTAAGAAGCCTTGCAATGGCGAGCTAAACTCTTCCTCTATTGGTAGTTCAAACTGGCCACATGCATTGATTAATTCTTCTAAGTTCTCTACTCGGGCGCGGCCTTTCTCACCTTTTTCAGCTTGATACATGGCCAATAAGCCTGAGTGTTCAATTGTGGTTTTGGCTTGTTCCGCAAGTTCGAGTTCAACTAGGTTTTCATCTAACTGCTCGATTAATTCAATAAATCGGGTGACAGCGGTGGCTGCGCGTCCTGCCAAATGTTTTTGCTCAATGACGGCTTTGGCTGCATACCACAGTGGCAGGGATTCGTTTCGTGCACAATCACGAATATGACTCAGGGTTTTGTCACCAATCCCGCGTGCTGGCGTATTGATCACGCGCTCAAAAGCAGCATCATCATTACGGTTGCTGATAATACGTAAGTAAGATAGCGCATCTTTAATCTCTTGGCGTTCGAAGAAGCGCATGCCGCCATAAATACGATACTTAAGGCCTTCTTGTAGAAGGGCTTCCTCTAATACACGAGATTGCGCATTGTTCCTGTATAAAATGGCGCAGTCTGTCAGCGCATTACCATCTTGTAGCCAAGATTTAATTTTGCCTATTGTAAAACGCGCTTCATCTAATTCATTGAAAGCGGCATAAATAGAGATTGGCTCCCCTTGTGTGCCATCTGTCCAAAGGCTTTTACCCATTCGTTCTGAGTTATTTTGAATGAGGGCATTGGAGGCTTTCAAAATGGTGCCTGTCGAGCGGTAGTTTTGCTCAAGGCGAATGGTATCGGCATCAAAGTCTTTTAAGAAGCGTTTGATGTTTTCAATTTTAGCACCGCGCCAGCCGTAGATGCTTTGATCATCGTCACCGACAATCATAATGTTGTTATCGCCACCGGCAAGTAAGCGTAACCATTGGTACTGGATACTGTTGGTATCTTGGAATTCGTCTACCAACATATGTCTGAAGCGCTGTTGATAATGACGCAGCAGCGTAGGTTGTTGCTGAAGTAGTTCGTAACAACGCAGCAGTATTTCGGCAAAATCTACTAGGCCAGCTCTATCACACGCTTCTTGGTAAGCGGTGTAAACGTTGAGCATAAGTTGCTCACTGGCATCATAGGCTTGAATATCTTTGGGTCGCAAACCTTCATCTTTTCGAGCGCTGATATACCAGCTAAGCTGCTTAGCTGGCCACTTTTTCTCGTCGATATTCATTGCCTTAAGCAGGCGTCTGATCATGCGTTGTTGGTCATCTGAGTCCAAGATTTGAAAGGATTCAGGTAAATTGGCTTCTCTGTGATGGGCGCGCAAAATACGATGTGATAAGCCGTGGAAGGTGCCGATCCACATACCACCTACTGGACTTTGCAGTGTTTCTTCAACACGCGTACGCATCTCTTTGGCAGCTTTATTGGTAAAGGTTACAGCGAAAATACTGTAAGGAGAGGCGTGCTCCACCTGCATTAGCCAAGCAATACGGTGCACGAGTACTCGGGTTTTACCAGAGCCTGCGCCAGCCAGAATAAGCATATTGCTGAGCGGTGCAGCAACCGCTTCACGTTGCTTGTCATTCAAGCCGTCAAGTAATTCAGATACGTCCATCTTTGCGCCTATTTCGAAAAGTAAGGCCAAAGTATACCTAGCGAGGCATTTAAAGCCCAGTTTTCAGCGTGTATTTTGATGTGCTTAAAATTAAGCTGTTGAAATTAAATTATATTTATTTTTATTGTTACTGTCTTTTTATACAGTTTTTAGCCTAAAATTTGTTTTAAACGCTTCTGCATTTCTTGAACTAATAAGTCGGGCTGAAATTTAGATAAAAATGCATTACACCCGACTTTCTCAACCATGGCTTGGTTGAAACTGCCGCTTAATGACGTATTGAGTATGACATAGAGGTCCTTTAGTCTATCGTCATTACGTATTTCATAGGTCAGTCGATAGCCGTCCATCACGGGCATTTCAGCATCTGTGATCACGGCCATCAGTTCTTTATTGACATCAATGCCTTCATCGGCCCAGTGCTTCAATAAGTTAAGTGCTTCCTGACCATCCGTTGCTGGAATGATCTCTATGCCAATTTGTGCCAAGGTATCAGAGACTTGACGGCGAGCAGTGGCAGAGTCATCCGCGTGGAGAATTTTACGACCTTGAAATTGATTTAAGATGCTTTGATCGAGCACGCCTTCAGGGATTTCAATGTCATAGTCAATGATCTCAGCGAGTACTTTTTCCACATCGATAATTTCTACAATGTGCTCTACACCATCACGCTGTACTTTTGTCAAAGCTGTTAAATAGTGATTGCGGCCGACTGTTTTGGGCGTAGGCATAATATCTGACCATGTTGTATTGACGATATGGTCAACTTTACCCACCAGAAAAGCTTGAACGGTACGGTTATATTCAGTGATGACGAGGTTGCTATCATCGTCGTACTCAGTAGGGGGCATGCAGATCGCTTGTCGTAAATCGATAACAGGGATGGACTCACCGCGAATATTAGTAACACCTGCTACTTTTGGGTGGGCATTAGGCATTTTGTTTAAGTGAGGTAGTTTTACTACTTCTTTGACTTTAAATACATTAAGCGCGAACAGGTGTCGACTGTGTAAATGAAATAGCAATAATTCAAGCCGGTTTTCACCTACCAACTGTGTGCGTTGATCGACTGAAGCTAACACACCCGCCATACTTTCACCTCATCATCTTGCTGCTTTTCAAAGTATACACATATAACAGTAAAAATTACGAGTTCTTTACATCAGTCGGCGTATAAATGCAGTATTTACTGAAAAATATAGGATAAATAAATTTTTTCCCTGCAAAGCATTGACTTGTTTATCTACTAATAGATGATGTTATATAGGGATAAAAATAAAACATCAGGATAATCAATGCCTATCGTCATGAAGCGCATGCTGTTACAAATCCAAAGCCACATCAATCGAGCCAGTTGGCAAGTCTTAGTCTTGGCGACAATCAGTCACATGTTATTGACATGGGGGCTGTTATGGCTGGCACGAGAGCAGGCACTGTTACCTTTTAGTACATTCGTTTATTACTATGTCGTGACCACATCGACTGTTGGATATGGTGACTTAAGCGCATCGTCTGAGTTTGGGCGGTGGACTGTTGCATTGGTACAAATTCCATTTGGATTAGCGCTCTTTGGAGTTTTATTAGGGAAAGTTGGACAAGAAATTACACTATGGGTAAAGAAAGCGATGAAAGGCGATAAAGACTTCTCACATCTACATGACCACATCATTATTTTCGGTTGGCATTCAACGAGAACTGAAAAAATGATTGAATTTATTCTTGCTGATAACAAACGTATTGAGCGGCGGATCATTCTTGCTGTGCAAGAGGAGATGGAGCATCCATTGTTACGTTATCCACAAGTAGATTTTGTACGTTTAGCCAGCTTCACAGATGACGCTGAATTGTCTCGTACTGCAATTGATGAGGCTGATAAAATCATTGTGGATGGTAAAGACGATGATCATACATTCACAACAGCGCTTAAATTGAGCCCGATGGTAAAAAGTGCGGCGCACATTAGTGCGCATTTCATTGATGAAACCAAAGCGCAATTACTGCGTGTACATTGTGCAAATGTTGAGTGTTCAACCGCCATGTCTGCAGAAATATTGGTGCGTTCTATGCAGGACCCTGGATCTAGTCGTATACAAGAAGAATTGCTATCGACACTGCGGGGGGATACCCAATTCAGTTTGCAACTTCCAACGTCTATACCTGCATGCGAGTTTGGCCAGTTGTTTCTGTTTTTTAAAGAGCATCATAATGCCACTTTACTGGGGGTCGCTCATGATCGAAGTGGTCAGGATATGGATTTGAATCCGCCATTAACTTATAGATTAAAAGGCGGTGATTTTATTCATTACATTGCACCACAGCGAGTATTAGAAAAAGAGGTGGCTTGGGAGCAGTTATGAATGAGTTGCTGTTAATGGTTGGGGGCGTTTGTCTTTATTTGACACCTATTGCCATGGTGGCTGGTAGCAAGCGTTCTAAAGGACATGAAAAAAACGGCTGGCTCATTGGCACCTTGCTCTTTTCATGGGTTGCATTACTACTGTACATTACCATGATCCCAAAAACTGGGCGAGTGAAAACTCGCCGCAAGAAGCATAGTTAACTTACCTTTTTGACATCGCGATGATGTGTAGCCATTCAGTTTCATTGACTGGCATAATGGAGAGCCTGCCGGCTTTTTTGAGTGCCAGTTCGCAGATCGCATCATCCGCTTTGATGGCTTTTAGGGTCACTTGAGAAGGCAATTGTTCGACATATTGGACTGTCACGCCTATCCACCTTGGATTCTCAGGGGTTGATTTTGGGTCGTAATAATCACTGCTGGCATCAAATTGGTAAGGATCTGTTTGCGCTCCTTTTGTGACTTTTGCGATGCCAACAACGGCTGGTACTTTACAGCTTGAGTGATAAATAAAGACTTCATCGCCCACTTGCATCTGGTCGCGCATAAAGTTGCGCGCTTGATAGTTACGGATCCCTTCCCAAAATGTGCTTTGCTGTGGCGCGTTCTTTAAATCCTCGAGAGAGTATGCATCAGGTTCAGTTTTGAATAACCAATAAGCCATTATAAGTGCTCAATTAAAGGTAGATTAGTGTATTATTATCACTAATCGCAGTAACTACAATGGTGAGGTAGCTAATGAGTCAGGTTTTACAGGATTTACTTGATTTATTGAGTTTGGAAGAAATTGAGCAGGGGATCTATCGCGGGCAAAGTCAGGATTTAGGGTTTCCACAAGTTTTTGGTGGACAGGTAATGGGACAAGCGCTTTCTGCGGCAAAATACACGCTGCCTGAGGGCCGTTATGTGAACTCTCTGCATTCTTATTTCTTGCGCCCAGGCGATGCCAGTAAACCCATTGTATATGATGTTGAAAATATTCGTGATGGACGTAGCTTCAGCACAAGGCGTGTGAGTGCAATCCAATACGGGAAACCGATTTTTTATATGACGGCGTCATTTCAAGGTGATGAACCAGGTTTATCCCATCAGTCTGAAATGCCAACGGTACCAGAGCCAGAAACACTGAAATCTGCGTTGCAGTTTTACCAAGATAATGCGGAGTTGATCCCAAAGGCGCTAAGACCTAAGTTTACTCAAGAGATGCCTTTGGATATGCGTCCAGTAAATTTCCAAAACCCATTTCAACCACAAAAGGCGGCAGCTAAACGCCATGTTTGGTTTAAAGCAAATGGCACCATGCCAGAGGAAAGGCGTATCCATAATTACTTACTGGCTTATGCGTCTGACTTTGAGTTTTTACCAACCGCTTTACAGCCCCATGGTTTGTCTTTTATGCAGCCAAATATGCAGGTTGCAACGATTGATCATGCAATGTGGTTTCACCGTCCATTTAGGTTAGACGATTGGATGCTGTACAGCGTTGATAGTCCAAGTGCGAGCAATGGTCGTGGTCTGGTACGCGGCCAATTTTTTAATCGTCAGGGTGAGCTAGTGGCATCCACGATACAAGAAGGAGTGATGCGCCAACGTTAGTTTGGCGCATCGGTTACGAATCTAAACAGTATCGTTGATTGATTGCCAGATACGCGCTGGCAGCAACTCAGTCAAAAATGCTTGCAACTCTTCGAGCTCAGATTCAGCATTGATGGTCTGCTGCTCTGAAATACTGATAAAGC
This genomic window from Pseudoalteromonas luteoviolacea contains:
- the tesB gene encoding acyl-CoA thioesterase II, which encodes MSQVLQDLLDLLSLEEIEQGIYRGQSQDLGFPQVFGGQVMGQALSAAKYTLPEGRYVNSLHSYFLRPGDASKPIVYDVENIRDGRSFSTRRVSAIQYGKPIFYMTASFQGDEPGLSHQSEMPTVPEPETLKSALQFYQDNAELIPKALRPKFTQEMPLDMRPVNFQNPFQPQKAAAKRHVWFKANGTMPEERRIHNYLLAYASDFEFLPTALQPHGLSFMQPNMQVATIDHAMWFHRPFRLDDWMLYSVDSPSASNGRGLVRGQFFNRQGELVASTIQEGVMRQR